One genomic segment of Aquipluma nitroreducens includes these proteins:
- a CDS encoding DUF6573 family protein, producing the protein MKDDNGWEIVSTYSTKEAVDDGFLVKVDSKASEEAGIKFPVYLTRAAWDKYVEVPKGMEQLQNVSGRLWDVLYMFAFHARNVSSNFLQYDFISYLPDEGNWEPNEKLETPENRLNRLVTLKAVIQAQDFDDPSPAIFIMKPNED; encoded by the coding sequence ATGAAAGATGATAATGGATGGGAAATTGTTTCCACGTATTCAACCAAAGAAGCTGTAGATGACGGTTTTCTGGTAAAGGTTGACAGTAAAGCTTCCGAAGAAGCAGGAATTAAGTTTCCGGTTTACCTGACCCGCGCTGCATGGGATAAGTATGTTGAAGTTCCGAAAGGTATGGAGCAGCTTCAAAACGTTTCAGGCCGCCTTTGGGATGTGCTGTATATGTTTGCCTTTCATGCCCGGAACGTCTCTTCCAACTTTTTACAGTACGATTTTATTAGCTACCTGCCTGATGAAGGTAACTGGGAACCCAATGAAAAGTTGGAAACTCCGGAGAACCGACTTAACAGACTGGTTACCCTCAAAGCTGTCATTCAAGCTCAGGATTTCGACGATCCGTCACCAGCCATTTTCATCATGAAACCTAATGAAGATTAA
- a CDS encoding ArdC family protein yields the protein MNTSFDIYEMVTNLIIERLEAGVVPWQMPWKAETGFPQNMVHKKAYRGFNFWLLLTVADKFGSPFFLTFNQVKELGGHVLKGEKGFPVVFWKLMDKEEKDGSLDHIPFLRYYTVFNLKQTEGIDESKIPATEAHDHVFDPIGNAEELIEFWYDSPEIRLDQSHAFYSPSGDYVGMPNPRTFFRDEQYYSTLYHELVHSTGHINRTGRHEKLSDHKFGSQDYSQEELVAELGAAYLCYMTGIQNATIDNSAAYIKSWIGKFKEDKKMLLIASSQAQKAVDYILEHQVHPNQAASAALVDHLAEAV from the coding sequence ATGAATACTTCATTCGACATTTATGAAATGGTTACCAACCTAATTATTGAACGCCTTGAAGCAGGTGTTGTCCCTTGGCAGATGCCTTGGAAAGCTGAAACTGGGTTCCCGCAAAACATGGTTCACAAAAAAGCTTATCGTGGTTTTAACTTCTGGCTTCTATTGACCGTTGCCGATAAGTTTGGTTCCCCGTTCTTTCTGACCTTCAATCAGGTAAAAGAATTGGGCGGGCATGTTTTGAAAGGCGAAAAAGGTTTCCCGGTTGTGTTCTGGAAGCTGATGGATAAGGAAGAAAAGGACGGAAGCCTTGACCACATCCCTTTCCTCCGTTATTACACCGTTTTTAACCTGAAACAAACCGAAGGGATTGATGAAAGCAAGATCCCAGCGACTGAGGCTCATGATCATGTATTTGACCCGATTGGAAATGCTGAGGAGTTAATCGAGTTTTGGTACGATAGCCCTGAAATCAGGCTTGACCAGTCACACGCCTTTTATTCGCCTTCCGGTGATTACGTCGGGATGCCAAACCCACGGACTTTTTTCAGGGACGAACAATATTATTCGACACTTTACCACGAACTGGTTCATTCTACCGGGCATATCAATAGGACTGGAAGGCATGAAAAGCTTTCGGATCACAAATTCGGTTCTCAGGATTACAGCCAGGAAGAACTTGTAGCTGAATTAGGAGCCGCGTACCTGTGCTACATGACGGGTATCCAGAATGCTACAATTGACAACAGCGCTGCCTACATCAAAAGCTGGATCGGCAAATTCAAGGAAGATAAAAAGATGTTGCTGATTGCTTCTTCACAGGCACAAAAGGCTGTTGATTACATATTGGAACATCAGGTCCATCCCAACCAGGCGGCAAGTGCCGCTTTGGTTGACCATTTGGCGGAGGCAGTTTAG
- a CDS encoding N-6 DNA methylase gives MEQLKSFSSYISQIGHKYGLHSVFDDFLEMVICALSLGAKEDRYHEIVRNYEKPDAYLMAEAFGALVIEMDNKGEGLKDGFGDFYMEYLSYGRNGQFFTPEPICDMMARILNPAGFGERVADCCCGSGRMLLAAAKISRNALFFGADIDRTCAMMCLINLCLNGLLGEVCWMDTLMNRFYAGWRIELHPGKSVPYIREITEFESYMVLRLPEKKQELIDQQAPVTKVTQQLMFEF, from the coding sequence ATGGAACAGTTAAAAAGTTTTTCAAGTTATATTTCTCAGATCGGGCATAAGTACGGCCTCCATTCTGTGTTCGACGATTTCCTCGAAATGGTAATTTGTGCCTTGTCGCTCGGAGCAAAGGAAGATCGCTACCATGAGATTGTCCGTAATTACGAGAAACCGGATGCCTATTTGATGGCTGAAGCTTTTGGAGCATTGGTCATTGAAATGGATAATAAGGGAGAAGGTTTGAAAGATGGTTTTGGTGATTTTTACATGGAATATCTAAGCTATGGCAGAAATGGTCAGTTTTTCACTCCAGAACCAATATGTGATATGATGGCCCGGATATTGAACCCGGCAGGTTTTGGGGAGCGGGTTGCCGATTGTTGTTGTGGCTCTGGCCGGATGTTGCTGGCAGCAGCAAAGATAAGCCGAAACGCATTATTTTTCGGTGCCGATATTGACCGGACCTGTGCCATGATGTGTTTGATTAACCTCTGTCTGAACGGGCTTCTGGGCGAAGTCTGCTGGATGGATACGCTGATGAATCGATTTTATGCTGGTTGGAGGATAGAACTTCATCCGGGAAAGTCAGTTCCATACATCAGGGAAATCACCGAATTTGAAAGCTACATGGTTTTAAGGCTACCTGAAAAGAAACAGGAACTCATTGACCAACAAGCACCAGTAACTAAAGTAACTCAGCAGCTGATGTTTGAATTCTAG